TATAAAAAAATACTTATTTTCCCGGGTATGCTTGAGCTTGGTGCAAAAACAGATATTGAGCATATAAATGTTGGAGAAAAGATCAGGGCAATTTGTGATTTTTCAGTATTTACATCGGAGGATTTTTTGAAACCGATTATGATTGGGCTTGGCCAGGATTATGATGAATCTAAATATATTTTTAGTGATTCCGCAGAGGTGATTTTACAAGCAATAAAGGGTGTTTCCGAGAATGAAAAAGCTGTGATATTATTTGAGAGCCGTGGCGCTGAGGCTGTAATGCGAGAACTTTTAAAATAACGTAATGAAAGAAAATATAAATATAGCATTGTCACCGAATTCTACTGCCAAGGACGTGAAAGAAGCGGCTAAGCAGTTATTTCTTCCATGGAAATGGTTGGCGTGGCGGAGTGGTCGAAATATTTCAAAACTTGAATCAGAGTTCTGTGGATATTTTAAGGTGCCATATGCATTTGCGCTTAATTCTGGGCGTGAGTCTCTTTATGCAATTTTGCAGGCGCTAAAATTTGCAAAGGGAGATGAAATTATTTTGCAGAGTTTCACATGTATGGTCGTTGTAAATTCTATTGTTTGGAATGGGTTAAAGCCTGTTTATGTCGATATTGATGCGAGTGATTATAATATGAATCCGGATGAATTTGAAAAGAAAATTACGAAACGTACAAAAGTTGTAATGGTGCAGCATACTTTCGGTGTGCCTGCGAATATGAAGAAAATTCAGGAGATTTGCAAAAGACGAAAATTGATTTTGATAGAGGACTGCGCTCATGCGATGGGTGCGAAATCAAACGGTAAATATGTTGGGACTATTGGAGATATAGGTTTTTTTAGCCTTGGTCGTTCAAAGGTGATTTCATGTGTTAGCGGTGGAATGATAGTAACAAAAAATGAGAAATATGCGGGAGCGATTAAGGAAATTTTGAAATCTTCGGAATATCCGAGGAACTTAGTGACTGCTAAAAATTTATTTCATCCTATCGCAATGGAGTGTATAAAAAAGTTGTACAACAAGGGTGTTTTAGGTAAGGTTCTATTGGTTGGTTTGCAGAAGCTTAAGCTGCTAACTATGGAAGTTGAAAAGAGTGAGAAGAGTGGTGAATTTAAATGTCCATATCCACTCCGAATGAGTAACGCATTGTCAGCGCTCGCTCTCTATCAATTTACAAAGCTAGATCAATTTAATACTCATCGTCGAAATTTAGCACAGAAATATTACAATAAACTTAAATCTAAAAAAGGAATTAAAGTGATTGATCCTAATAAATATAAAGGTGCGATATTTTTGAGATATCCGGTTTTAATGCCAACAAGAAAAGATATGGATGCGATATTACGTAAAGCAAAAAAATCCTCGATTATTCTTGGAGATTGGTATGCGTCGCCTATTGCACCGCCGACATGTGCGATGGAAAAAACTTTTTACAATGATGGGGATTGTAAGGTCACGGAGGATATATGTTCTAGGGTTGTAAATTTGCCGAC
This window of the Candidatus Peregrinibacteria bacterium genome carries:
- a CDS encoding aminotransferase class I/II-fold pyridoxal phosphate-dependent enzyme: MKENINIALSPNSTAKDVKEAAKQLFLPWKWLAWRSGRNISKLESEFCGYFKVPYAFALNSGRESLYAILQALKFAKGDEIILQSFTCMVVVNSIVWNGLKPVYVDIDASDYNMNPDEFEKKITKRTKVVMVQHTFGVPANMKKIQEICKRRKLILIEDCAHAMGAKSNGKYVGTIGDIGFFSLGRSKVISCVSGGMIVTKNEKYAGAIKEILKSSEYPRNLVTAKNLFHPIAMECIKKLYNKGVLGKVLLVGLQKLKLLTMEVEKSEKSGEFKCPYPLRMSNALSALALYQFTKLDQFNTHRRNLAQKYYNKLKSKKGIKVIDPNKYKGAIFLRYPVLMPTRKDMDAILRKAKKSSIILGDWYASPIAPPTCAMEKTFYNDGDCKVTEDICSRVVNLPTYNTLDLKQAEKILKLF